A section of the Stenotrophomonas acidaminiphila genome encodes:
- a CDS encoding hybrid sensor histidine kinase/response regulator: MASAMLAVAAGAAQWLPPPLPAHAVSTVLAGFACLCALLAALAARALAETSAAFARRARDNERELQRLRQEQQRHVQLEQQLLQAKQDAEAAMLAKGEFLATMSHEIRTPLNGIIPMLEMVAQGPLGAEQREMLNTASESSRALFRIVDDILDYSKLEAQRLELEITTFNLRELLDSLLQLMRRSAAHKGLDITLALDPAVRLAVRGDPVRLRQVLSNLMVNAIKFTERGGIQVQVRRMGETNAQHLLRFEVRDTGIGIDADQQQRLFSAFTQADASTTRLYGGTGLGLAICKRIIDLMHGKIGLDSVPGQGSTFWFEIPLLKVIGDLRVPAHAAHPRVLLVSTDARLRQRLELVLPNWGFDVRSVDTVQEALDLLRAGGTPQPWHAVIGDLPSLRLGVAALQRASGEHRLVWLQGDAPLPAELHDGARVIAREAADAALRTALSEPATRAPLPLQQTPATTAEAPHADMPPPARAGGLAGARVLLVEDNPVNLLVAQKLLGVLGCEVDTAINGQLALDKLHATTYQAVLMDCQMPVLDGYAATRRWREHEAATQAARLPIIAMTANAMVGDRQRCLDAGMDDYLSKPISRQGLQACLLRWCGPAPTAGDEPPQAAPAQLEEAPASAAQSTALPVLDREVLDELREIAGAETATIIDVFLDDTTPLVRQLQEAAVAPDLEQLRELAHSLKSASANVGALALSAAARRVELAARAGKLERPAVMVALIIAEFARARLALIGYQSDMRGERAVQA, translated from the coding sequence ATGGCTTCGGCGATGCTCGCGGTGGCCGCGGGCGCGGCGCAGTGGCTGCCGCCGCCGCTGCCGGCGCACGCGGTGTCCACCGTCTTGGCCGGGTTTGCCTGCCTGTGCGCGCTGCTGGCGGCGCTCGCCGCGCGCGCCCTGGCCGAAACCTCCGCCGCGTTCGCGCGGCGCGCGCGCGACAACGAGCGCGAGCTGCAGCGCCTGCGCCAGGAACAGCAGCGCCATGTGCAGCTGGAGCAGCAACTGCTGCAGGCCAAGCAGGACGCCGAAGCGGCGATGCTGGCCAAGGGCGAGTTCCTGGCCACCATGAGCCACGAGATCCGCACCCCGCTCAACGGCATCATCCCGATGCTGGAGATGGTCGCGCAGGGGCCGCTGGGCGCCGAGCAGCGCGAGATGCTCAACACCGCCAGCGAAAGTTCGCGTGCGCTGTTCCGCATCGTCGACGACATCCTCGACTACTCCAAGCTCGAAGCGCAGCGGCTGGAGCTGGAGATCACCACCTTCAACCTGCGCGAACTGCTCGATTCGCTGCTGCAGCTGATGCGGCGTTCGGCGGCGCACAAGGGGCTGGACATCACCCTGGCGCTCGATCCGGCGGTGCGGCTGGCGGTGCGCGGCGACCCGGTGCGCCTGCGCCAGGTCCTCAGCAACCTGATGGTCAATGCGATCAAGTTCACCGAGCGCGGCGGCATCCAGGTGCAGGTGCGGCGCATGGGCGAGACCAATGCCCAGCACCTGCTGCGCTTCGAGGTTCGCGACACCGGCATCGGCATCGACGCCGACCAGCAGCAACGCCTGTTCAGCGCCTTTACCCAGGCCGACGCCTCGACCACCCGCCTGTACGGTGGCACCGGCCTGGGGCTGGCCATCTGCAAGCGCATCATCGACCTGATGCACGGCAAGATCGGCCTGGACTCGGTACCGGGCCAGGGTTCGACCTTCTGGTTCGAGATTCCGCTGCTGAAGGTGATCGGCGACCTGCGCGTGCCCGCGCATGCCGCCCATCCCCGGGTGCTGCTGGTGTCCACCGACGCGCGCCTGCGCCAGCGGCTGGAGCTGGTGCTGCCGAACTGGGGGTTCGACGTGCGCAGCGTGGACACGGTGCAGGAAGCGCTGGACCTGCTGCGCGCCGGCGGCACGCCGCAGCCCTGGCATGCCGTCATCGGCGACCTGCCGTCGCTGCGCCTGGGCGTGGCGGCGCTGCAGCGCGCCAGCGGCGAGCACCGCCTGGTCTGGCTGCAGGGCGATGCGCCACTGCCGGCCGAGCTGCACGACGGTGCGCGCGTGATCGCGCGCGAGGCGGCCGATGCGGCACTGCGGACGGCCTTGAGCGAACCGGCCACCCGCGCGCCGCTCCCGCTCCAGCAGACGCCCGCCACCACAGCGGAAGCGCCGCATGCCGACATGCCGCCGCCGGCACGCGCCGGCGGGCTGGCCGGCGCGCGGGTGCTGCTGGTCGAGGACAACCCGGTCAACCTGCTGGTGGCGCAGAAGCTGCTGGGCGTGCTCGGCTGCGAAGTGGACACCGCCATCAACGGCCAGCTGGCGCTGGACAAGCTGCACGCCACCACCTACCAGGCGGTGCTGATGGACTGCCAGATGCCGGTCCTGGACGGTTACGCCGCCACCCGCCGCTGGCGCGAGCACGAGGCCGCCACGCAGGCCGCACGCCTGCCGATCATCGCCATGACCGCCAACGCCATGGTCGGCGACCGCCAGCGCTGCCTGGACGCGGGCATGGACGACTACCTGTCCAAGCCCATTTCGCGCCAAGGCCTGCAGGCCTGCCTGCTGCGCTGGTGCGGACCCGCGCCGACCGCCGGCGACGAACCGCCGCAGGCGGCACCGGCCCAGCTCGAGGAAGCCCCGGCCTCGGCCGCGCAGTCCACCGCCCTGCCGGTGCTCGACCGCGAGGTGCTGGACGAACTGCGCGAGATCGCCGGCGCCGAGACCGCCACCATCATCGACGTGTTCCTCGACGACACCACCCCGCTGGTGCGGCAGTTGCAGGAGGCCGCGGTCGCTCCCGACCTGGAGCAGTTGCGTGAACTGGCGCACAGCCTCAAATCGGCCAGCGCCAACGTCGGCGCGCTGGCACTGTCGGCCGCCGCGCGCCGGGTCGAACTGGCCGCCCGCGCCGGCAAGCTGGAACGCCCGGCGGTCATGGTCGCGCTGATCATCGCCGAGTTCGCGCGCGCGCGGCTGGCATTGATCGGCTACCAGTCGGACATGCGCGGCGAACGCGCCGTGCAGGCCTGA
- a CDS encoding response regulator receiver protein: MASNDTPTSSARLTRAEVPPADYWQRWSVENAPPAEAVRAHIAAAPATAPEPGQAAAAAETPYRVLIVEDDRSQALFAQSVLHGAGMQAIVQMDAEGVQQAIVEHRPDLILMDLHMPGLDGMRLTALIRQNPQQQLLPIVFLTGDPDPERQFEVLDSGADDFLTKPIRPRHLVAAVANRIRRSRQQAQGTAEGLALSNPETGLPTRHNLMLQLDTALAGSEHGGLMFIEIASALGLRERYGYAAFERLMVQAGRRLAEAARPHLLARLNDNSFLLLGRGMDEDAVEALARSVRQALSAHPFVVRDDESLHLRCAVGHARLSQGFEDAGVALEAIERTALQARLLADGVAAHQGNGDAAAQEHLALLEGQIELAYQPIVAVAGSDTAQYQVLLRLRRNDGTLLSAGQVIPAAEAAGRIGDLDQQVLDHALGLLHRYQHAMPPMRLFVSQSLRSLAREAFAGWLLKAIADRQIAGSSLVIDVRLGDALVHAVTLQQFCERLMPAGVQFCLSQFEPGDEANALMTQLPLGFVRMAGRFAGSHASQKLRDELRGAIDAAHRAGLQIIGQQIEDPQAAAAMWMSGIDFIQGNVVQSVGSELDFDFQNTVL; this comes from the coding sequence ATGGCAAGCAACGACACACCCACTTCCTCCGCCCGGCTGACGCGCGCGGAGGTCCCGCCGGCTGACTACTGGCAGCGCTGGAGCGTGGAGAACGCGCCGCCGGCCGAGGCGGTCCGCGCGCATATCGCCGCCGCGCCGGCCACCGCGCCCGAGCCGGGCCAGGCCGCCGCAGCGGCCGAAACGCCCTATCGCGTGCTGATCGTCGAGGACGACCGCTCGCAGGCCCTGTTCGCGCAGAGCGTGCTGCACGGCGCCGGCATGCAGGCCATCGTGCAGATGGACGCCGAAGGCGTGCAGCAGGCGATCGTCGAGCACCGCCCCGACCTGATCCTGATGGACCTGCACATGCCCGGGCTCGATGGCATGCGCCTGACCGCGCTGATCCGCCAGAACCCGCAGCAGCAGTTGCTGCCCATCGTGTTCCTGACCGGCGACCCGGACCCCGAGCGCCAGTTCGAGGTACTCGACAGCGGCGCCGACGACTTCCTCACCAAGCCGATCCGCCCGCGCCACCTGGTCGCCGCGGTGGCCAACCGCATCCGCCGCTCGCGCCAGCAGGCGCAGGGCACGGCCGAAGGGCTGGCGCTGAGCAACCCGGAGACCGGCCTGCCCACGCGCCACAACCTGATGCTGCAGCTGGATACGGCACTGGCCGGATCCGAGCACGGCGGGTTGATGTTCATCGAGATCGCCAGCGCGCTGGGCCTGCGCGAACGCTATGGCTATGCCGCCTTCGAACGGTTGATGGTGCAGGCCGGCCGGCGCCTGGCCGAAGCCGCGCGGCCGCACCTGCTGGCGCGGCTGAACGACAACAGCTTCCTGCTGCTGGGCCGCGGCATGGACGAGGACGCGGTCGAGGCGCTGGCCCGTTCGGTACGCCAGGCACTGTCCGCGCACCCGTTCGTGGTGCGCGATGACGAATCGCTGCATCTGCGCTGCGCGGTCGGCCACGCCCGCCTGTCGCAGGGCTTCGAGGATGCCGGCGTCGCGCTGGAGGCGATCGAGCGCACCGCCCTGCAGGCGCGGCTGCTGGCCGACGGCGTGGCCGCCCACCAGGGCAACGGCGATGCCGCCGCGCAGGAACACCTGGCCCTGCTGGAAGGCCAGATCGAGCTGGCCTACCAGCCGATCGTGGCCGTCGCCGGCAGCGACACCGCGCAGTACCAGGTACTGCTGCGCCTGCGCCGCAACGACGGCACCCTGCTGTCGGCCGGCCAGGTGATTCCGGCGGCCGAAGCGGCCGGGCGCATCGGCGACCTCGACCAGCAGGTGCTCGACCACGCGCTGGGACTGCTGCACCGCTACCAGCACGCCATGCCACCGATGCGGCTGTTCGTGTCGCAGTCGCTGCGCAGCCTTGCCCGCGAGGCCTTCGCCGGCTGGCTGCTCAAGGCCATCGCCGACCGGCAGATCGCCGGCAGCTCGCTGGTCATCGACGTGCGCCTGGGCGATGCGCTGGTGCACGCGGTGACGCTGCAGCAGTTCTGCGAGCGGCTGATGCCCGCCGGCGTGCAGTTCTGCCTGAGCCAGTTCGAACCCGGCGACGAGGCCAACGCGCTGATGACCCAGCTGCCGCTGGGCTTCGTGCGCATGGCCGGGCGTTTCGCCGGCAGCCATGCCAGCCAGAAGCTGCGCGACGAGCTGCGTGGCGCGATCGACGCCGCGCACCGCGCCGGGCTGCAGATCATCGGCCAGCAGATCGAGGACCCACAGGCCGCCGCCGCGATGTGGATGAGCGGCATCGACTTCATCCAGGGCAACGTGGTGCAGTCGGTCGGCAGCGAGCTGGACTTCGACTTCCAGAACACGGTGCTCTGA
- a CDS encoding demethoxyubiquinone hydroxylase family protein yields the protein MITDRAFTPLDRLLTEAQRALDTVFGNPPARRPNPAGDTPDVVLEPDERRHAAGLMRINHVGEVCAQGLYFGQAAVARDASTRAHLLAAAQEETDHLGWCADRLRELDSRPSLFNPLWYAGSYAIGTLAGLRGDGWNLGFVVETERQVEAHLDEHLETLPAADQRSREILKVMKIDEARHADHAEHAGARLLPPPIPTVMALASRAMKAIAYRL from the coding sequence ATGATCACCGACCGCGCCTTCACGCCCCTGGATCGCCTGCTGACCGAGGCCCAGCGCGCCCTGGACACGGTGTTCGGCAACCCGCCGGCGCGCCGGCCCAACCCGGCCGGCGACACCCCGGACGTGGTGCTGGAACCCGATGAAAGGCGCCACGCCGCGGGCCTGATGCGCATCAACCACGTCGGCGAAGTCTGCGCACAGGGGCTGTATTTTGGACAGGCGGCCGTCGCCCGCGATGCGTCCACCCGCGCGCACCTGCTGGCAGCGGCGCAGGAAGAGACTGACCACCTGGGCTGGTGTGCGGACCGCCTGCGCGAGCTCGACAGCCGCCCCAGCCTGTTCAACCCGCTGTGGTATGCCGGCAGCTATGCCATCGGCACCCTCGCCGGGCTGCGCGGCGACGGCTGGAACCTGGGTTTCGTGGTGGAAACCGAGCGCCAGGTCGAGGCGCACCTGGACGAACACCTGGAGACCCTGCCAGCGGCCGACCAGCGCAGCCGCGAGATCCTCAAGGTCATGAAGATCGACGAGGCGCGCCACGCCGACCATGCCGAACACGCTGGCGCGCGACTCCTGCCGCCACCGATCCCGACGGTGATGGCACTGGCCTCGCGCGCCATGAAAGCCATCGCCTATCGCCTCTGA
- a CDS encoding bacterioferritin: protein MKGDAKVIEFLNKVLYNELTAINQYFLHAKMLKNWGLKELAEHEYKESIDEMKHADALSDRILFLEGLPNFQALGKLRIGESPVEILRCDLALETSAVAVLREAVAYAESIGDYVSRELFVKILDSEEEHIDWLETQLDLIERIGEPNYLLTKLDD from the coding sequence ATGAAAGGCGACGCCAAGGTCATCGAATTCCTCAACAAGGTGCTCTACAACGAGCTGACCGCGATCAACCAGTACTTCCTGCACGCCAAGATGCTGAAGAACTGGGGCCTGAAGGAACTGGCCGAGCACGAGTACAAGGAATCCATCGACGAGATGAAGCATGCGGACGCCTTGTCCGACCGCATCCTGTTCCTCGAGGGGCTGCCGAATTTCCAGGCGCTGGGCAAGCTGCGCATCGGCGAGAGCCCGGTGGAAATCCTGCGTTGCGACCTGGCGCTGGAAACCTCAGCCGTGGCGGTGCTGCGCGAAGCCGTGGCGTACGCGGAGAGCATCGGCGACTACGTCAGCCGCGAGTTGTTCGTGAAGATCCTCGATTCCGAGGAAGAGCACATCGACTGGCTGGAAACCCAGCTCGACCTGATCGAGCGCATCGGCGAACCGAATTACCTGCTGACCAAGCTGGACGATTGA
- a CDS encoding bacterioferritin gives MYVCICNGVTDHQIREAADNGCSSVAELTMRTGCGSNCGSCLEMAGELLARARAARDLPLPILGLARVA, from the coding sequence GTGTACGTCTGCATCTGCAACGGTGTCACCGACCACCAGATCCGCGAAGCGGCCGACAACGGCTGCAGTTCGGTTGCCGAACTGACGATGCGTACCGGCTGCGGTTCCAACTGCGGTTCCTGCCTGGAGATGGCGGGCGAGCTGCTGGCCCGGGCACGCGCGGCGCGCGACCTGCCGCTGCCGATCCTCGGCCTGGCCAGGGTGGCCTGA
- a CDS encoding cell shape determination protein CcmA, whose translation MFKNKSSRDSHLVVDALIGPQVVIRGDVVFSGGLYVEGRIEGRVIAEEGAKAVLTLAEQGHIDGEVRASVVVLSGRMDGDVHAGERIELTPTARVNGNVHYQVVEMGAGAQLNGRLVHATTMAALPSPEAAALQAQAEAAEA comes from the coding sequence ATGTTCAAGAACAAGTCCAGCCGCGACAGCCACCTGGTGGTGGACGCCCTGATCGGGCCGCAGGTGGTGATCCGGGGCGACGTGGTGTTCAGCGGCGGCCTGTACGTGGAAGGCCGCATCGAGGGCCGGGTGATCGCCGAGGAGGGCGCCAAGGCGGTGCTGACCCTGGCCGAACAGGGCCATATCGACGGCGAGGTGCGCGCGTCGGTGGTGGTGCTCAGCGGGCGCATGGACGGCGACGTCCACGCCGGCGAACGCATCGAACTGACGCCCACCGCCCGGGTCAACGGCAACGTCCATTACCAGGTGGTGGAGATGGGCGCCGGCGCGCAGCTCAACGGCCGCCTGGTGCATGCCACGACGATGGCCGCGCTGCCCTCGCCCGAGGCGGCCGCGCTGCAGGCGCAGGCTGAAGCGGCGGAGGCTTGA
- a CDS encoding QacE family quaternary ammonium compound efflux SMR transporter — MAWIYLLVAGLFEVVWAIGLKYTEGWTRLWPSVGTLAAMGVSFWCLSQSLKSIPIGTGYAIWTGIGAVGAAALGIVLFGDSASWPRLLCIGLIVSGVIGLKVVG, encoded by the coding sequence GTGGCCTGGATCTATCTGCTGGTGGCCGGCCTGTTCGAAGTCGTCTGGGCGATCGGCCTGAAGTACACCGAGGGCTGGACCCGCTTGTGGCCCAGCGTGGGCACCCTGGCCGCGATGGGGGTCAGCTTCTGGTGCCTGTCGCAGTCGCTCAAGTCGATCCCGATCGGCACCGGTTATGCGATCTGGACCGGGATCGGCGCGGTCGGCGCCGCGGCGCTGGGCATCGTGCTGTTCGGTGACAGCGCCTCGTGGCCGCGACTGCTGTGCATCGGCCTGATCGTGTCCGGCGTGATCGGGCTGAAAGTGGTGGGGTGA
- a CDS encoding 30S ribosomal protein S9: MAITQNYGTGRRKSSTARVFLRKGSGNITVNGRPLDEFFGRETARMIVRQPLELTKNTESFDVIVTATGGGTTGQAGAIRLGIARALVEYDEGLKSELRKAGFMTRDAREVERKKVGLHKARRATQFSKR, encoded by the coding sequence ATGGCTATCACGCAAAACTACGGCACTGGCCGCCGCAAGTCCTCCACCGCCCGCGTGTTCCTGCGCAAGGGTTCGGGCAACATCACCGTCAATGGCCGTCCGCTGGACGAGTTCTTCGGCCGTGAGACCGCGCGCATGATCGTGCGCCAGCCGCTCGAGCTGACCAAGAACACCGAGAGCTTCGACGTCATCGTCACCGCCACCGGCGGCGGCACCACCGGCCAGGCCGGTGCGATCCGCCTGGGCATCGCCCGCGCCCTGGTCGAGTACGACGAAGGCCTGAAGTCCGAGCTGCGCAAGGCCGGCTTCATGACCCGCGACGCCCGCGAAGTCGAGCGCAAGAAGGTTGGTCTGCACAAGGCCCGCCGCGCCACCCAGTTCTCCAAGCGCTGA
- a CDS encoding 50S ribosomal protein L13: MSTFTAKNETVQRDWYLVDASGKTLGRLATELARRLRGKHKPVYTPHVDTGDYLVVINAEKIVVTGKKLQDKQYHRFTGYIGNLKTETLAQALERHPERVIEIAVKGMLPKGPLGRAMYRKLKVYAGAEHPHAAQQPQVLDI; this comes from the coding sequence ATGAGCACTTTCACCGCAAAGAACGAGACCGTCCAGCGTGACTGGTATCTCGTCGACGCCTCGGGCAAGACCCTGGGCCGTCTGGCCACCGAGCTGGCCCGCCGCCTGCGTGGCAAGCACAAGCCGGTCTACACCCCACACGTCGATACCGGCGACTATCTGGTTGTCATCAACGCAGAAAAGATTGTCGTCACCGGCAAGAAGCTGCAGGACAAGCAGTACCACCGCTTCACCGGCTACATCGGCAACCTGAAGACCGAGACCCTGGCCCAAGCGCTGGAGCGCCACCCGGAGCGCGTGATCGAGATCGCTGTCAAGGGCATGCTGCCGAAGGGCCCGCTGGGTCGCGCCATGTACCGCAAGCTCAAGGTCTACGCCGGCGCCGAGCATCCGCACGCCGCCCAGCAGCCGCAAGTTCTGGATATCTAA